A single genomic interval of Spirosoma linguale DSM 74 harbors:
- a CDS encoding multi-sensor hybrid histidine kinase (KEGG: aha:AHA_2188 PAS~TIGRFAM: PAS sensor protein~PFAM: ATP-binding region ATPase domain protein; GAF domain protein; PAS fold-4 domain protein; PAS fold domain protein; histidine kinase A domain protein; Hpt domain protein; PAS fold-3 domain protein; response regulator receiver~SMART: ATP-binding region ATPase domain protein; response regulator receiver; histidine kinase A domain protein; PAC repeat-containing protein; GAF domain protein; PAS domain containing protein): MRWSAKTKDELVAEIQRLQHERNEVAVTDALPAFDVRQTVDQLNLVGLTIERDGTLSYANPYTYRVTAWQPEHIIGQNFFDIFIPPAERAKLEAEFEDALTKGGFPEQKEITLLARSGALRNVQVNSFIINGADGHVSSFTLIGEDVTNKRRVASALSNTNAQLQDLVDNTSDLIQLLTLDGKFIFVNRAWREALGYNSDEISALNLRDVLHPDYADSTLGLLKRIQEGDKLPYVETVFRTKSGKTLFLSGSVNCRFDNGRPTAFRCILHDTTGKIRAEKSQKLYYSIANWTINTPNLGEFYHKIHEELGNIIDARNFFIALYDSSKTYLSFPYYVDEYFGGNMRFTKRKLGNGLIEYTILANKPLFLYEKDIRKLADQHQVDLYGQLQPQVMLTAPLRIGEEITGIIGVKSYDDAQTYGPRDLELLEFISGQVALAIARKQSEARLDKQNARLNAIFDSSTYLIWSVNKALKLTSFNKNYTRLIEYQLNESPSIQASAPDLGWRMIGADNRKNLEDRYRQAFRGFAQNFELFFETPKGETYLEFHLNPILLAGGVIDEVSGIARDITNRKRAEIATRQSEEKFRGIFENLQDIYARVDRKGRITMISPSVFKRMGYTPDEVLGQEITRFFIDENDIRHAMFKLGRNRSLRNFEASMRRKDGSERQFMFNMLMLNEGPGSDSVVAVLARDITELKRQSAELVKAKNEAERSLKVKEQFLANMSHEIRTPMNGVIGMIDLLNDTKLDEEQRSYVKTVKRSSETLLNILNDILDLSKIEAGKMVLHEAPVAFKEIFEKLIALFGQQANSKNNELTYHLGSDLPTFVIADQTRLLQVLSNLTSNAIKFTENGTIRVEASLISKRGKFNRIRIEVKDSGIGISQQNINLLFNSFSQVDTSSRKSFGGTGLGLAISKELASLMKGEIGVDSTVGMGSTFWFTIELKETSISPTQQTTEVAEIALANFFSTYHPNVLLVDDNAVNRKVASEILRKAGCVVTTADSGPAAISEVEKRVTDAQPGFDVIFMDIQMPDMDGVETTRNLRKQFGNKLPTIVAMTAYSMREDRERFISQGLDDYIAKPIRAQSLIAKVKELTDANQARQQSETPKASKPAPSPLVDPKLPVIDEDIVGQLRDIGGQDLVDSIMEEFVTEANDLVTGALSAYDLGDIPTVKSHLHTLKGSAGTIGVARVAEISRTAEGKLKVNDTSGLADALQALKLAFEEFLTTWKK, translated from the coding sequence ATGCGCTGGTCTGCCAAAACCAAAGATGAACTGGTAGCCGAAATTCAACGGCTACAGCACGAACGAAACGAAGTAGCCGTAACCGATGCGCTGCCCGCCTTCGATGTTCGCCAAACGGTTGACCAACTTAACCTGGTTGGCTTAACCATCGAGCGCGACGGAACGCTGAGCTATGCTAACCCGTATACCTACCGCGTCACCGCCTGGCAACCGGAGCACATCATCGGCCAGAACTTTTTCGACATTTTTATTCCCCCTGCCGAACGCGCCAAACTCGAAGCCGAATTTGAAGACGCCCTCACCAAAGGCGGCTTTCCCGAGCAGAAAGAAATTACGCTGCTGGCTCGTTCAGGTGCTTTGCGCAATGTACAAGTCAACTCATTCATAATCAATGGTGCCGATGGCCACGTTTCATCATTCACCCTAATTGGTGAAGATGTAACGAACAAACGACGGGTTGCCTCAGCTCTGTCGAATACCAATGCCCAACTACAGGACCTGGTCGATAATACCTCTGACCTGATTCAGCTGCTGACCCTCGACGGTAAGTTCATCTTCGTAAACCGGGCCTGGCGCGAAGCACTGGGCTATAATTCCGACGAAATATCAGCCTTAAACCTGCGCGACGTTCTTCATCCCGATTATGCCGACAGCACCCTTGGGCTGCTCAAACGAATTCAGGAAGGCGACAAACTGCCGTATGTGGAAACGGTCTTTCGGACAAAAAGTGGCAAAACCCTGTTCCTGTCGGGGAGCGTCAACTGCCGGTTCGACAACGGCCGGCCAACGGCTTTCCGGTGTATACTGCACGATACAACAGGCAAAATACGGGCCGAAAAATCGCAGAAGCTGTATTACAGCATCGCCAACTGGACTATCAATACGCCCAACCTCGGCGAGTTTTATCACAAAATTCATGAAGAGCTGGGGAACATCATTGATGCGCGCAACTTTTTCATTGCCCTGTACGACTCCAGCAAAACGTACCTGTCGTTTCCGTACTACGTCGATGAGTACTTTGGCGGCAACATGCGGTTTACGAAGCGTAAGCTGGGAAATGGCCTGATTGAATACACCATTCTGGCCAATAAGCCTTTGTTCCTTTACGAAAAGGATATCCGCAAACTGGCCGACCAGCACCAGGTCGACCTCTATGGCCAGCTTCAGCCACAGGTGATGCTGACGGCCCCGCTCCGGATCGGTGAAGAAATCACGGGCATCATCGGTGTGAAATCGTACGACGACGCGCAAACCTACGGCCCCCGCGACCTCGAATTACTCGAATTCATATCGGGCCAGGTGGCGCTGGCGATTGCCCGCAAACAGTCGGAAGCTCGACTCGACAAACAGAATGCCCGCCTGAATGCAATCTTCGACAGCAGTACCTACTTGATCTGGTCGGTTAATAAGGCGTTGAAACTGACGTCGTTCAACAAAAACTATACCCGTCTCATCGAGTATCAGCTAAATGAATCGCCGTCCATTCAGGCTAGTGCCCCCGACCTCGGCTGGCGAATGATTGGAGCGGATAATCGTAAAAATCTGGAAGACCGATACCGGCAGGCATTCCGGGGCTTTGCCCAGAATTTTGAGCTGTTCTTCGAAACGCCCAAAGGCGAGACCTACCTAGAATTTCACCTTAACCCGATTTTGCTGGCGGGGGGCGTCATTGACGAGGTGTCAGGTATTGCCCGCGACATTACCAACCGCAAACGGGCCGAAATTGCTACCCGGCAGAGTGAAGAGAAATTCCGGGGTATTTTTGAGAATTTACAGGATATCTACGCCCGCGTAGACCGTAAAGGACGTATAACCATGATTAGCCCGTCGGTATTCAAACGCATGGGCTATACGCCGGACGAAGTACTGGGGCAGGAGATCACCCGGTTCTTCATCGACGAGAACGACATCCGGCACGCCATGTTCAAACTCGGCCGCAACCGCAGTCTCCGGAATTTCGAAGCCAGTATGCGCCGTAAAGATGGTAGCGAGCGGCAGTTTATGTTCAACATGCTGATGCTGAACGAAGGGCCCGGCAGTGACTCCGTGGTGGCCGTGCTGGCCCGCGACATCACCGAACTGAAACGACAATCGGCCGAGTTGGTAAAAGCTAAAAACGAAGCCGAACGGTCATTGAAGGTGAAAGAACAGTTTCTGGCCAACATGAGCCACGAAATCCGGACACCCATGAACGGGGTTATCGGCATGATTGACCTGCTCAACGATACCAAACTGGACGAAGAGCAGCGCAGTTACGTCAAAACGGTAAAACGCTCGTCGGAGACACTGCTGAATATCCTGAACGATATTCTGGACTTGTCGAAAATTGAAGCGGGGAAAATGGTACTCCACGAAGCGCCGGTGGCCTTCAAAGAGATTTTCGAGAAACTTATCGCACTGTTCGGTCAGCAGGCTAATTCGAAAAACAATGAACTGACGTATCATCTCGGCTCCGACCTGCCCACCTTCGTTATTGCCGACCAAACGCGACTGCTACAGGTATTATCGAACCTGACCTCCAACGCGATCAAATTTACGGAAAATGGCACCATCCGGGTGGAGGCTTCTCTGATTAGCAAACGGGGCAAATTCAACCGGATTCGCATTGAGGTGAAAGATTCAGGGATTGGTATTTCGCAACAGAACATCAACCTGCTGTTCAATTCGTTCAGTCAGGTCGACACCTCATCGCGGAAATCGTTTGGTGGCACGGGCCTGGGCCTCGCCATTTCCAAAGAGTTGGCCAGCCTCATGAAAGGTGAAATCGGTGTCGACTCAACCGTGGGCATGGGCAGTACCTTCTGGTTCACCATTGAACTGAAGGAAACCAGCATCAGCCCCACCCAGCAAACGACGGAAGTAGCTGAAATAGCCCTTGCCAATTTCTTCAGCACCTACCACCCCAACGTGTTGCTGGTAGACGACAACGCCGTAAATCGCAAAGTTGCCAGCGAAATTCTGCGCAAAGCTGGCTGCGTCGTCACAACGGCCGACAGCGGACCGGCAGCCATCAGCGAGGTGGAAAAACGGGTAACGGATGCACAGCCGGGCTTCGATGTTATTTTCATGGACATTCAAATGCCCGATATGGACGGTGTGGAAACTACCCGCAACCTGCGCAAGCAGTTTGGTAACAAGCTGCCAACCATTGTTGCCATGACGGCCTACTCGATGCGCGAGGACCGCGAGCGGTTTATCAGTCAGGGGCTGGACGATTACATTGCCAAACCCATTCGTGCCCAGAGCCTGATTGCCAAAGTGAAGGAACTGACCGACGCTAATCAGGCCCGACAGCAGTCGGAAACACCCAAAGCATCGAAACCAGCCCCCTCCCCACTGGTAGACCCTAAATTGCCGGTTATTGACGAAGATATTGTCGGGCAGCTTCGGGATATTGGCGGGCAGGACCTCGTTGACAGCATCATGGAGGAGTTCGTAACAGAAGCCAATGATCTGGTTACGGGGGCGCTCTCGGCCTACGACCTTGGGGATATTCCAACGGTAAAGAGTCATCTGCACACGTTAAAGGGCAGTGCCGGAACGATTGGCGTGGCCCGCGTAGCCGAGATTTCCCGTACTGCCGAAGGCAAGCTCAAAGTGAATGATACCAGTGGATTAGCCGACGCGCTCCAGGCACTGAAACTGGCGTTCGAAGAGTTCCTGACCACCTGGAAGAAGTAA
- a CDS encoding protein of unknown function DUF214 (PFAM: protein of unknown function DUF214~KEGG: cps:CPS_4700 ABC transporter, permease protein), whose product MLSNYIKIAFRNLWKSKGYAAINVVGLSVAFCVCTFLFLTAYFQLSYDSFHADGDRIFQVYLFSNDPEKASASPTVPLPLTPALKADFPEIEAAARLMNGSNVVAYKGKYFDKQIMFTDPDFLRLFSFPLIQGNKATALNDRSNIVISQQMAKAVFGTEDPMGKRLLLGPDGSQKEFIVTGILGDFPNNSSIQYDAFVQITNAGNYQTDKDKWDAMSHVTFVKLAPNVDRATVESRLKPFAGKYFQGTIDNLKKKGAKPDERGDLFAVRLQTLADIHFDRELGGGTGTPIALVYALMGIGFFILLIACINFINLSVARSFTRAKEVGVRKSLGALKNQLFIQIWGEAAIICFTGFLAGLVLTYLLLPIFNTTFQSKLTLEYIRQPNQIALMLGVFALVTIIAGGYPAWQMTKFNAVDVLKGKITMKRPGFLRNSLIVTQFALSTLLICCTIIAIQQVSHMRQQPLGFQKEQVISIPVGNKADGQQVLKRMRNTLANDPTIISITGTGVNLGLGKDRSTSRSIMGFTYKDRDISTDWLQIDYDYLKTLDIKLLAGREFNPAYPSDSLDRVVITESMAKMIGEKNPVGKYFQTDSAGVKYQIIGLVPDFHLYSSKSERKPITMYLAHSQPISYIFVRVAPQRLAGAMDKLKAVWKEVAPRSEFIGSFLDENTNAWYKDEEKLSQLFTLASGIAILLSCLGLFAVALMVIEQRTKEIGVRKVLGASIPNIVFILSQDFVRLVVLAIVIATPPAWFFMQKWLDSYSYRIEISVWIFILVGLAAIFIALVTVSFHSIKAALMNPVKSLRTE is encoded by the coding sequence ATGCTGAGTAATTACATTAAAATTGCGTTTCGTAACCTCTGGAAAAGCAAAGGCTACGCAGCTATCAACGTGGTTGGCCTTTCGGTAGCTTTCTGCGTCTGTACGTTTTTATTCCTGACGGCTTACTTCCAGCTTAGTTATGATTCCTTTCACGCAGATGGTGACCGTATCTTTCAGGTTTATCTGTTCTCGAATGACCCCGAGAAGGCAAGCGCTTCGCCTACAGTTCCCTTGCCCCTTACCCCGGCCTTAAAAGCCGATTTTCCGGAGATTGAAGCAGCCGCCCGCCTGATGAATGGCAGCAATGTGGTAGCCTACAAAGGGAAATACTTCGATAAACAGATTATGTTTACCGATCCGGACTTCCTTCGGTTATTTTCCTTTCCGCTGATTCAGGGCAACAAGGCAACGGCACTCAACGACCGAAGCAACATTGTTATCAGCCAGCAAATGGCGAAAGCCGTATTTGGTACCGAAGACCCAATGGGCAAACGTCTGCTCCTGGGGCCCGACGGCAGTCAGAAAGAATTTATCGTTACCGGGATTCTGGGGGACTTCCCGAACAATTCATCTATTCAATACGATGCGTTTGTTCAAATAACAAACGCCGGTAACTACCAGACAGACAAGGACAAATGGGACGCGATGTCTCACGTCACGTTTGTCAAATTGGCCCCCAACGTCGACCGGGCTACCGTTGAAAGCCGGCTGAAACCCTTTGCCGGAAAGTACTTTCAAGGCACCATTGACAACTTAAAAAAGAAGGGTGCCAAGCCCGACGAGCGGGGCGATTTGTTTGCAGTACGGTTACAAACGCTGGCCGATATACACTTCGACAGAGAGTTGGGCGGTGGCACTGGCACCCCCATTGCGCTGGTGTATGCGCTGATGGGTATCGGCTTTTTTATTCTGCTGATTGCCTGCATCAACTTCATCAACCTGAGCGTTGCCCGGTCGTTCACCCGCGCCAAAGAGGTGGGCGTTCGAAAATCACTCGGGGCGCTCAAAAATCAACTTTTTATCCAGATATGGGGCGAAGCCGCGATCATTTGCTTTACCGGTTTTTTGGCTGGTCTGGTGCTTACTTACCTGTTGTTACCCATCTTTAATACTACATTTCAGAGCAAGCTGACGCTGGAATACATCAGACAGCCCAACCAGATTGCCCTCATGCTGGGCGTTTTTGCACTGGTCACAATCATTGCGGGCGGGTACCCGGCCTGGCAGATGACGAAGTTCAACGCCGTCGACGTACTGAAAGGTAAAATCACGATGAAACGGCCCGGCTTTCTCCGCAACTCGCTCATCGTAACGCAGTTTGCTCTGTCGACCCTGCTTATCTGCTGCACGATCATTGCCATTCAGCAGGTGAGCCACATGCGTCAGCAACCGCTGGGCTTCCAGAAAGAGCAGGTGATCAGTATACCCGTGGGTAACAAAGCCGACGGCCAGCAGGTGCTTAAGCGAATGCGAAACACATTGGCAAACGACCCCACTATTATTTCGATAACCGGAACTGGGGTGAATCTGGGCTTGGGTAAGGACAGGAGTACATCGAGGTCAATCATGGGCTTTACCTACAAGGATCGGGATATCTCAACCGACTGGCTGCAAATAGATTACGACTACCTCAAGACCCTCGACATTAAGCTCCTGGCGGGCCGAGAATTCAACCCGGCCTACCCATCCGATTCGCTGGACCGAGTGGTCATTACCGAAAGTATGGCCAAAATGATTGGCGAGAAAAACCCCGTTGGCAAGTATTTCCAGACCGACAGCGCAGGGGTGAAATACCAAATCATCGGGTTGGTCCCTGATTTTCATCTGTACTCGTCTAAGAGCGAGCGAAAGCCAATTACCATGTACCTGGCTCATTCGCAGCCCATCAGCTACATCTTTGTTCGGGTGGCACCGCAACGTCTGGCAGGGGCTATGGATAAACTCAAAGCGGTCTGGAAAGAGGTCGCTCCCCGGTCGGAGTTCATTGGCTCCTTTCTCGATGAGAACACAAATGCCTGGTATAAGGATGAAGAAAAGCTCTCGCAATTATTTACACTCGCTTCGGGCATTGCTATTCTTTTATCCTGCCTGGGCCTCTTTGCCGTGGCGTTGATGGTGATTGAGCAACGTACCAAAGAGATCGGCGTCCGCAAAGTGCTGGGGGCCAGTATTCCGAATATTGTCTTTATCCTGTCGCAGGACTTTGTACGGCTGGTTGTGCTGGCCATTGTTATCGCCACGCCCCCAGCCTGGTTTTTCATGCAGAAATGGCTGGACAGCTATTCGTATCGTATTGAAATTAGTGTCTGGATTTTCATTCTAGTGGGCCTGGCCGCCATTTTCATCGCACTGGTTACGGTCAGCTTCCACAGCATAAAAGCGGCTTTAATGAATCCGGTAAAGAGTTTACGAACGGAATAA
- a CDS encoding hypothetical protein (KEGG: GH10507 gene product from transcript GH10507- RA) produces the protein MRLLFPLLFCVLLASSSQAQERVRNVRIRVVDSSRIDVLYDMLNTRFGDSVFLDVRSRLRGTLRIAPEFVRGDVGRQVTAGSDRRIIWEALANGYSLNEEIQARVLVKARPAVSGESALSAAQAPSKAPPAAPRVVVTTPVHAPARPETVPVPAKAAVVPAPVGGTPPVPAASEPVLPQKKAAGTKPSVFAIDSVEQVAQSAPVVVSAPITPPVTPAVDSPKKPAPQSKETETAAPSNDARRERLTYKGPAWALLSAVAPGVGNIFVQTPKAKIGLRPLVTVGFYGLLIYGLSERTKAQDVYLVYEQQKNREAGEPYYQTANGHHQRYFLATRGALVVAATDVVLTFIKGLRNSQIQKEAQRFKSLTLRPGLQVGQPTAVVRYSF, from the coding sequence ATGCGCTTACTTTTCCCTTTGTTGTTCTGTGTACTTCTGGCCAGTTCGAGTCAGGCACAGGAGCGCGTACGCAATGTCCGGATACGGGTTGTTGATTCGTCCAGAATCGACGTGTTGTACGATATGCTGAATACCCGGTTTGGGGATTCCGTTTTTCTTGATGTGCGCAGCCGTCTTCGGGGTACTTTACGTATCGCCCCCGAGTTTGTTAGGGGCGATGTGGGCAGGCAAGTCACCGCAGGTTCCGACCGGCGTATCATTTGGGAGGCTTTGGCCAATGGTTATTCGCTCAATGAAGAAATTCAGGCACGGGTGTTGGTGAAAGCAAGGCCTGCCGTGTCGGGAGAGTCAGCCTTATCCGCTGCCCAGGCTCCTTCGAAGGCACCACCTGCGGCACCGAGAGTGGTAGTGACCACACCTGTACACGCACCGGCGCGACCCGAAACGGTACCAGTACCAGCCAAAGCTGCTGTTGTGCCTGCTCCGGTTGGTGGTACCCCGCCTGTTCCGGCAGCATCCGAACCGGTTTTACCACAAAAGAAGGCTGCGGGTACCAAGCCGTCTGTTTTTGCCATCGACTCGGTTGAGCAGGTAGCGCAGTCGGCACCGGTAGTGGTTTCTGCACCCATAACACCACCCGTAACCCCCGCCGTCGATTCGCCGAAAAAGCCAGCCCCCCAGTCAAAAGAAACGGAAACCGCAGCACCTTCCAACGATGCCAGGCGTGAGCGGCTTACGTACAAGGGGCCTGCGTGGGCGCTGCTTTCGGCAGTTGCGCCGGGTGTCGGTAATATATTTGTTCAGACGCCGAAAGCCAAAATAGGCCTGCGCCCTTTGGTAACGGTTGGTTTTTATGGTTTACTGATTTACGGGCTCTCGGAGCGAACCAAAGCGCAGGATGTGTACCTTGTTTACGAACAGCAGAAAAACAGGGAAGCCGGCGAACCGTATTACCAAACGGCCAATGGACATCATCAGCGGTACTTTCTGGCAACACGCGGTGCGTTGGTTGTGGCCGCTACTGATGTCGTGCTGACGTTTATCAAGGGGCTGCGCAACAGCCAGATACAGAAAGAAGCACAACGCTTCAAAAGTCTTACGCTACGGCCCGGCCTTCAGGTTGGGCAACCAACGGCGGTAGTGCGGTATTCATTTTAA
- a CDS encoding transcriptional regulator, PadR-like family (PFAM: transcriptional regulator PadR family protein), with amino-acid sequence MASFPEAPPVMTRAYLGEFEELVLLTVAVLEGQAYGVTVAAELKQRTNRTISLSGVHIALYRLEEKGFVLSELGGATTARGGRRKRFFMVTAQGKQTLSEIRDVRNQLWDSIPTTPSLT; translated from the coding sequence ATGGCCAGTTTTCCGGAAGCGCCACCCGTTATGACCAGAGCTTATTTAGGTGAATTTGAAGAGCTGGTACTGCTGACAGTAGCGGTACTGGAAGGGCAGGCCTATGGAGTTACCGTTGCGGCCGAACTCAAGCAACGTACCAATCGAACCATTAGCCTGAGTGGCGTTCATATTGCGCTGTACCGGCTGGAGGAAAAAGGATTCGTACTATCCGAGTTGGGGGGTGCCACAACCGCCCGTGGCGGACGCCGGAAGCGATTCTTTATGGTAACAGCCCAGGGAAAGCAAACCCTTAGCGAGATACGGGATGTACGCAATCAACTTTGGGACTCCATTCCAACTACCCCTTCTCTAACGTAG
- a CDS encoding hypothetical protein (KEGG: rpt:Rpal_3141 collagen triple helix repeat), translated as MKQVQALLVVAFLVLSSGLFQRCQPKAGDPGPKGDTGATGPAGPVGPAGPAGPTGTANVQYSPWISTTFTGSGSLFTANITATPITQAVLDKADVRVYWNEGGRILSLPYAETFGTTTFTVHQRIYVGRIELRASYPLTTQQFRYVIIPGAVSVSGRVAAIDYSDYASVKKAFTIPD; from the coding sequence ATGAAACAGGTACAAGCTCTACTCGTCGTCGCTTTTTTAGTCCTTTCTTCAGGTTTATTTCAACGCTGTCAGCCAAAAGCCGGTGATCCGGGCCCTAAAGGCGATACGGGCGCAACCGGTCCTGCCGGCCCGGTTGGCCCAGCAGGACCAGCCGGGCCAACCGGAACCGCTAACGTCCAGTATTCGCCCTGGATTTCCACTACGTTTACGGGAAGCGGGAGTTTATTTACGGCTAACATAACGGCAACGCCGATTACACAGGCGGTGCTGGATAAGGCAGATGTCCGTGTTTACTGGAACGAAGGTGGCCGTATTTTAAGCTTGCCCTATGCCGAGACATTTGGCACTACCACCTTTACGGTACACCAACGTATTTATGTAGGACGCATTGAACTAAGAGCGTCTTATCCACTCACTACCCAGCAGTTCAGGTATGTTATTATTCCGGGTGCCGTCAGTGTAAGCGGACGTGTGGCTGCCATTGATTACAGCGATTATGCGTCTGTTAAAAAGGCTTTTACTATTCCCGACTAA
- a CDS encoding protein of unknown function zinc metallopeptidase putative (PFAM: protein of unknown function zinc metallopeptidase putative~KEGG: azo:azo0691 metallopeptidase), translating to MRWLGGRESDNVDDRRGSGGGGLLVGGGIGSVVIAVIVMLLGGDPSEVLNQRSSEPAASSAPAGPQADDGAASFTRKTLASTEDVWTKIFADQGERYPAPTLVMFRQVTQSGCGTASQASGPFYCPADQKLYIDLSFYDELRDRFNAPGEFAMAYVIAHEVGHHIQKQLGIMDKVDALRSQLSEKEYNKVSVRLELQADFFAGVWANHAQGQSISIDKNDVESALTAANAIGDDRIQQETRGTVVPDAFTHGTSAQRVYWFSKGLKTGDLKQGDTFNSREDSNL from the coding sequence ATGCGTTGGTTAGGAGGACGTGAAAGTGACAACGTCGACGATCGCCGGGGAAGCGGTGGTGGCGGATTACTCGTAGGTGGTGGCATTGGCTCGGTTGTCATTGCCGTAATTGTCATGTTGCTGGGTGGCGATCCGTCGGAAGTTCTGAACCAACGTTCGTCAGAACCCGCTGCATCATCGGCCCCCGCAGGCCCGCAGGCCGACGATGGTGCCGCTTCGTTTACCCGAAAAACACTGGCCAGTACAGAGGATGTCTGGACAAAGATATTTGCCGATCAGGGCGAGCGGTACCCCGCCCCAACGCTGGTTATGTTCCGACAGGTTACCCAGTCGGGATGCGGAACGGCATCGCAGGCGTCGGGACCATTCTATTGCCCCGCCGATCAGAAACTGTATATCGATCTGTCTTTCTACGACGAACTCCGCGATCGCTTCAATGCACCGGGCGAGTTTGCCATGGCGTATGTTATTGCCCACGAGGTGGGGCATCACATCCAAAAGCAACTGGGCATTATGGATAAAGTCGATGCCCTGCGAAGCCAGTTGAGCGAAAAAGAATATAATAAAGTGTCGGTTCGACTCGAATTACAGGCCGACTTTTTCGCTGGTGTCTGGGCCAATCATGCACAGGGGCAAAGTATCTCTATTGATAAGAACGACGTAGAGAGTGCCCTTACCGCAGCTAATGCCATTGGTGACGACCGGATTCAGCAGGAAACGCGCGGTACGGTTGTTCCCGATGCCTTTACACACGGCACATCCGCTCAGCGGGTATACTGGTTCTCGAAAGGGCTAAAAACTGGCGATCTGAAGCAGGGCGATACGTTCAATAGTCGCGAAGATTCAAATCTGTAA
- a CDS encoding PKD domain containing protein (PFAM: PKD domain containing protein~KEGG: spc:Sputcn32_0125 peptidase M6, immune inhibitor A), with protein sequence MLKRLSLLLLLVVSVACEPFDLAKKNFPVCTKPFAGIGYTSDRLDVTFFLENPQGDFNAVGWDPGDGKGKNRVGTRVTYNYDKAGTYTITLVLVNSCDDTFTTTKKITVSN encoded by the coding sequence ATGCTAAAACGTTTGAGTTTATTACTGCTCCTAGTGGTTTCTGTCGCCTGTGAGCCGTTTGATCTGGCGAAGAAGAATTTTCCGGTCTGTACCAAGCCTTTCGCAGGTATTGGCTATACTTCCGACCGGCTGGACGTTACCTTTTTTCTCGAAAACCCGCAGGGCGATTTTAATGCAGTAGGCTGGGACCCCGGCGATGGCAAGGGTAAAAACCGGGTTGGCACACGCGTTACTTATAATTATGATAAGGCGGGTACCTATACCATCACGCTGGTTCTGGTTAACTCGTGCGATGATACGTTTACTACCACCAAAAAAATCACCGTCAGCAACTAA